GACCTCCTTGTCGGCCCTGGATGCGGGCCGGGAGTCGCGGGTGACCACTCCAGTGGctgctccccctccccctccatggTCCGCGGCCTACTCTCAGCGTGGCCGGTCGACCTCCTCCCCGGTGATGGCCTCCCACCGTAGAGCTCGGCTCGACGCTGCCCGACCGGATGGTAGCCCCGCTCTGCCCATTCTCGAGCGGCCGGAGCTCCGGGCCGCTACCCAGAATGTGGAGCCAGGTACCCCTGTCGTCCCCTCCTCTGCTGCTAGTTGCTCCTTTTCTGCGCTCGAGTCGATTCCTCTTGGCCACTTGGCAAAGGTGGCGACGGACTCCGCGATCGTCTTTAGGGGGAAGTTTGCTCCCCCTTAGTCCAGATCGAGGCCATTCAGGCCCACGAGATTCTTGATGGTAGACTAGCGGAAGCCTTTGTGACTATGCTCACGCCTACCACACCCCCGCCCCCTTCGGAGGACGCCACCACGACACAGCCTCGGTGTGCCGGTGGCCTTCTTCCGCTTGCTGCGGCCGGGCTCCGTGGTCGCACGCGCTCTCGTACCGCCGCTTTCCACGCTCAAAGCGCGTCTCGTGTCCTGGGGTCAAGCAGCCCCCTAATGGCTCCTTAATGCGTGCCCTCTTCTGGAACATCCACGGCTTCGGCCATGATGGCCGCCCCCGCCAACTCATCGAGTACATTCGTGATGAACACGTTGACATTGTCGCCATCCAAGAAACCATGCGCACGGACTTCTCTCTTCCGGAGCTCGATCGTGTGAGCTCCCACCTCTTCGCTTGGCATTGGCTCCCTTCTAGTGGGAGCACCGGCCATTCGGGTGGCATCCTTTTAGGTGTGAAGGATGCCACCTTCGAGGTGGGTAGCATGGATCGGGGCCAGTTCTTTGTTAGCATGGAACTCTCCGAACAGGCCCTTAACTTCAAGTGGGAGGTCATCATCGTCTACGGCCCGGCTGACCACAGTAGGTCGGCCTCCTTCCTCGAGGAGCTCCACCAGAATGTTTCGGCGGCCTCTCTTCCGGTGGTGGTTGGAGGTGACTTTAACCTCCTCTGGTTCGCGGATGACAAGAGCAATACGAATGTCAACTTTGTGCGGATGAATGTTTAATGACTGCATTGCTGACCTTGGTCTCCGCGAGATAGATAGGATTGGTGCCAGATATACCTAGACCAATCGTCAGGCTTCCCCGACCCAGTTCGTCCTGGATAGGGTCCTAGTCTCCCCAGAATGGGACCTCCACTGCTCCGTAGCTTCCCTCCGGATTATCACCCGGATTGGGTCCGACCACGTGCCCCTCCTCCTATCCTCCGTCAATGAGTGGTCGCCGATCCCCCCCCGGTTCCGGTTTGAGACTTTCTGGCTGTCCCAAACTGGTTTCGTGGAGGCGGTTGGCGCTCGCTGGGTGGAGGCTCGTGCTCACCCCCATCCCCGCCCCCTTCGGCCATTGACTCATGGCAATTCTGTGCCAAGCGTGGCTGACAGTTCATGAAGGGATGGGGCGCCAACCTGGGGCATGACCTCCGTGAACGCAAGAAGGCCCTGTTGACTGCCATCCACGCCCTGGACCTACGCGTCGACGCGACCGGCCTCTCTCCTGACGAGTGGCTCTACCGTTACGACTTGGAAGACCAACTCTCCGTCATCTTCTCCGATGACGAGGCCTATTGGCGCCTTCGTGGCACCCAGAAATGGGTATTGATGGGCGACGCGAACACGGCCTACTTTCAGGCCATTGCGAATGGCCGCCGTAGACGCAACACCATCCCCCTCCTCTGGGATGGCCCGGCTCTCCTGCAGTCCCCCTGTGACATCTGGGCCCATGTCGATGGGTTCTATAGGTCCCTGTTCTCCGCCGCTCCTTGGAGCGGCCTTTCCCTAGCCCATGATTGCTGGACCGGCCTCCAGCTGGTTTCTGACGCGGAGAACGCGGCCCTTACGGACCCCTTCTCTGAGGGCGGGGTCTGGACTGCCATTAGAGGCATGAATCCTACCTCGGCACCAGGGCTAGATGGCCTCCCGGTTTAATTCTTCCAGTCATTCTGGAACGTGATTAAACTGAGATCATGGCCATCTTCGACGAGTTCTATGCTGGGTCCATCAACCTCGGGTGCCTCAACTATGGGATCATTTCGCTCATCCCCAAGTTGCCTGGAGCTTCTGACATCTATCGGTTTCGCCCGATCACGGTCATCAATGTGATTTTCCGGATCCGGGCGAAAGGGTACGCCAATAGGGTGACCCTGCTTGCCGACCACATTACCCACCCCAACTAGTCCGCCTTCATTCAAGGGCGGTATATCCTAGATGGGGTGCTAGTTCTCCACGAAGTCCTCCATGAGGTCCGGTCTAAGCACCTCAAGGCGGTTTTCCTGAAGATCGATTTCCATAAGGCGTACGACACTGTTAGTTGGCCCTTCCTTCGGGAAGTTCTTCTCCGGAAAGGCTTTGACGACCGATGGATTTCCAGAGTGATCCAGATGGTTTCCTGCGGTCGCACTGCTGTGAACATCAATGGAGAGATCGGCCCTTACTTCCCCACCCTCTGTGGGGTTAGACAAGGCGATCCGTTCTCCCCATTCTTGTTCAATATGGTGGTGGACGCGCTTGCCGCCATCTTGGACAAGGCTAAGGCTGCTGGCCATATTCGTGGGATCACCCCCACCTGGCCGGCGGCTCTGGGATCTCCCTCCTCCAGTACGCCGACGACACCATCAACATGGTCGAAGGCTCGGATGCGGACATCTCTAACCTTAagttcctcctcctctgcttccaACAAATGTCTGGCCTCAAGATCAACTTTGACAAGAGTGATGTGATGGTGATGGGCTACTCTCCTGCGGAGTCCCTGTACATTGCCAACCGGCTCAACTTCTGCTTGGGCTCCTTCCCCACGACCTACTTGGGAACGCCCATTAGTTACTCTCGGCTTACTGTCGCTGACTTACGTCCGACCATGGCCAAGTTGCAAACGCACATCGAGCCATGGCAGGGTAGGTGGTTGCCAAAGGCGGCTCAGATGATCCTCATGAACTCCTCCCTCTCCAGCGTCCTCGCGTTCCTCATGAGCTTCTACAGCCTTCACGAGACTCTACACCATGAGATCGCCAAATTCCAGTCTCGCTTCTATTGGGTAGGCGACAACAATATGCAGAAATACCATATGGTCAACTGGCCGGACATTTGCAAGCCTCGGGAACAAGGTGGCCTTGGTATCATGTGCTCTAAGCGCATGAATATTGCCTTCCTATCCCGCTGGCTCTGGTTCATCTCGCAAGGTCACGTGGCCTCTGGTTAGACATCATCCGGAACAAGTACCAGCATGGGCAACCCCAAGACTTCTGTCAGCGCATTGGCAGTTCCTAGTTCTGGCAGTCGGTCATCCAACTTCTCCCAATCCTCCGCATTAGGACCTCCATCTCGGTTGGATCTGGGGCTACAACTTTGTTCGGGTTTGACCGGTGGGCCGGCAACACCCGCTTCACGGCGCGCTTCCCCGACCTCTTCTCCATCGCTGCTGACCCTTTGATCTTGGTAGAGAGggcccttattgacttagggcgcCTCGCATTCCGGAGGCCATTTGGGCCTCCGGATTCCGCCGCTTGGCGTGAGTTGCTTGATTGCGTTGCTCTCCATGAGCCGGTAGTGGATGCTGGCCCGGATCAGGTGAGGAGGCGCATTGAGCCATCTGGCCAATTCTCCACAAAGTCCCTATACCAGGCCATCGCCCCCTCCATCGCGCCTCCCCCTTATGACGGTGTGGTCCATCTGCCTTCCACTGAAAATTCGGATCTTCATGTGGCAATGGATTCGCGGACGAACCCCGTCTGGTGTTGAGGTCCACAAACGCAATGGCCCGGGCTCTGGCCTATGCCCGCTATGCGGTGTTCCCGAAGACTCGAATCACATCTTCTTCTCGTGTGTGCCCGCTCAATTTCTTTGGAGCTGCTTTAGGGAGGTGGTGGGTGGGAATTGGCGCCACACAAACTTCCCCTACCTATTTGCCAAACTCCAGAACTCCCCCTTGCCTCTTGCCACATTAGGTGGCTTGAGATTGGGGCTATCGCGTGGACTCTCTGGACGATCCGCAACAAGCTTGTGATCCAGCGCACTCCTCTTCGACGGGCTACTGACGCTCTTTTCAAATTGTCTGGTTACTTGCAGCTTTGGCGGTCGCTTAGCCGTCCTCAGGACCGGGACGCCATCTCCACCTTCATCACCGACCTTCGCTCGATGGCCGTCCATCTGTCGTCGCCGCCCCTTCCGCCTCCTCCGGAGCCAGACTAGACGCCTGCTGTGCGCTCCAGCGCCCTTTTTTCCTTTTGTTTGGGCTTGTTGAGCTGTGCCCTCAGCAGAACCTTTTGTATCCTCTTGTGAGacttgggtgtgtgtgtgtgtgtgtgaagtAGTCCTTTTTGTATGCTCTCGGGCggtttgctttatttataaagtggGGCGAAAGCCTCTTTTGGTAAGTGAACAGTTCCAcgataaagaagagaaaaaccaaagcagtacaaatcgaaataacctgatgaggctgcggcgtcagtaaagcagggttggtggagttgaatatggcgtccgtgtagcgggtccggtgcagtggacgaaggcgtCGGCGAAGCACATCCAGCGTGGTGTACGGTGCTTTCgatgaggcggatctgttgcggtagacgagggcttgtatgaagggccagcgatggggcggacaagggagtcagtgaagggcctacattGTGGTGGACGAGGGTGCCGGTTATGCAGATCCGTTGcagtggaccatgatggcggtcaaggagatctggagcggtggacaagccagttgCTGAAGccgctccggtgaagtggtgagttggcagttgggggttccaaggtggggaaggtagatccggcggggtgtgaggtccaccgctgcggcggaggctAGATTCGATGGCTTGGCGTGGttgggggtcggggaggggaaggggagggtgTTGGTGtaaaaaccggccgatctcgggtagggggtcccgaactgtgcgtctgaagatcgaaggtaacaggagacaggtgACACAATGTTTtacaggtttgggccctcttaatggaggtaataccctacttcctgcttgattaactttgatgaatataggggttacaagagtcgatctacctcgagatcgtaatggctaaaccctagatgccTAGCATGTATGATTTGTGATAGCCTCTTCGTattaaaccctccggtttatatacacaccggaggggcctagggttgtccacagtcggtttacagagaaaggaaactactcatccggatgccaagcttgccatccacgcaaaggagagtcccatccggacacgggggagagccttctatcttgtatcgtcatggcccatcagtctggcccatgtcacatagcccggatgcccgaggaccccataatctaggactccctcagtagcccctgaaccaggtttcaatgacgatgtgtccggcgcgcagattgtcttcggcattgcaaggcgggttcctcctccgagtATTCCAAAGCAGTCTTCTGGACAAGAGAACTGTATCCGGCTCCGCATAACAGTTACAACACTTAACCACAAGGGCACAATACTTAATCAAAATAAGGCATGTCTATTGACATCTTTTTTGGCGAAACATTACGTCTGACCCCTTTATTATTTCAAACCGTTTTCTGGCCTCCCGCTTCGCGTTTCGAGACATAGCCTTGagtgacacgtcttgtcaaagcagagatcgtgtccccttattgcgggattcccatcaatactgtttgggtaatccaaccgtgccattcgcacgaccccttgggaataggagAGCTTCAGGGCTTGAGGGGGGTGCTTGATATTCACAACCTATATAAACGGATAAGGATCcatctttttaccccacgccttcttcttcctcagcctTTCCATCCTCATCGCCACCAACCTTCCAGCCATGTCTGGATCCGGCTCCCAAGGCAAGGGGGTGGCCTCCTCCGTGACAGAGGACGATGTCAAGGGGCTCCGGGAGGTGGGGTACCTGAGTGCGGACGTTGCGCACAGGATCCCTGCCAAGAAGCAGGTCATCTCCAGTCCGGAGCCTCGCGAAAGGGTGGTATTTATCCCCCACTTCCTCTGtggactagggtttcccctccacccctttgtccgcggcctcatgttctattacgggctggatttccacaatctagccccaaattcctttctccacatctcggcgttcatcattGTGTGCGAAGCGCTCCTCCGCATCCCCCTGCACTTCGGTCTATGGCTCAAAgttttcaacgtgaagccgaaggtggtcgacgggcagcacgcggactgcggcggcgccatggtgagcaagctccccaacgtcaCCTAGCCCAAAGGGGTCTTCGTGGAGACAGTCAAGATATGGCAACatgagtggttctacatcaccgaacctcGCGGCGCCAACTGGGCGGCCACTCCTGAATTTAGGTCCGGACCCCCGATGCGGCTGGAGTCGTGGACCAACAAGGGCCTGGACTAGGGATCAACTGACGAAGTGAtgatgctgcaaaagcgcatcaaGAATATCATTGAAAAGAACACCAGCCTCActgacgtgatccaggtgatgctcttcCACCGGATCCTTCCCTGCCAACGCCGCCTCtccacatgtgggagttcaatccagaagggcagCGGACCCTACAGCgattcttcggcacgacgcatgAAGCAATCCGGATGCTgcttttcaaggcccagaagtcgTGGCCGGAGACGACCAACGACATCAGCCTCGACTGCGATCACCCAGCCTCCCAGCTAAGTATTCAATTTCCAAACATAACTCAGTTCATGAATCAAAAGGGGTATGCTTGAAACATCTATCCTATAATCAGGGATGGACAAAGAAAGCAGAGCAGATCAAGTGTCCGGCACCGCTACCCAAGTACCCAGCTGATCCTCTGCTAATGAGGATGCTGCTCCTGGCGCTGTACCAGGCGCCAGAGAAgagggccaagaagaagggcaaggcggCCAAAAGTGGCTTCCGCCGTAAGGGTTCTTCGGACGCAATGTCCAAAGAGACCGAGGCTCACTCCTCCCACGAGGGggatgaggacgaggaggaggaaaaggaagaaagcaattctcccctaaagggaagaagaagaagaaaagggcggcctccgcagacatagaggcggaggcgtccaaaaGGGGGAGGATATCCCTCTCAGATGGCTCGGACTCAGATGCCGAAGTCATCCCGCAGCGGCGCCCCAGGGTGAAgtccctggccgaatcgtaagcaTTCGAAGATACTACACACATATCCGACCTTTTACAAATTGTAGGATAACATATCATTTATGTATTTCAGTCCGGCCCATGATCTCCCCCAACAATCATTGTCGGAGGGGAATTCTCTGGAGCCGgggatgatggagagcgaaaggCCTCCACGAGCCTCTCTGCCACATGCCacggatgacaccgaggtgttatcCCAAAGGACCTCTCCGGGCCAGGGAGAAGTGCGGAAGGCCGCTGAGATGGCGCCGAAGGGTAATGCCTCGGCTGCAAAGAAGATGGGGGGCGCAACCCCCATGGAAACTGATGACGGGGGCCTGGACCagtccggcccccagccgaataccgTTCTGGAGACCCACACGGCTCCAAAATCAAGCGAGCAGCACCCTTTGAGGGAGGGGGAGTGCCAACTCCACCGGCGACCTCCATCAATCCGGAGGTGCCGGACACTTTGAGAGAAGCACTTCGTcgtgcttccattgtggatgaacaccgtaccctgatgggtacggtggttaaAAAGGTTTagtccgccaaaagcgggctGAACGAATCCTTCACCTACCTGTTAACAAGCTTTGAGGTATGTGATGCAATATTCTTAGCCGCTTTTCATATGAAAAAATGtgcctgtatatagatagtagcccctgagactctgttcggttcTTGAAAAagggccgaacagaggatcaaatattcGCCGGAGATAACATACTTGTCTACTTTGACAAACAAGATTCATTGTTAGTGGAGACCGCCCAGGCCCCCGAAGTAGCCGAGCTCAAGCGGAAGCTGGCAGATGATGAGATCGACCGCGttaacaagcggttcgatgaggcACATGGTATGTTTTGTTTTTGAAAGATCTAGTACAAGCCTAAATTGAAATGCAAACTCAGAGTTTAAGCTCATGTGCTGCTATGTGTATGATTGTAGGTAGCGCAaccgaggtcgagaccctcaagggTGCCCTTGCCGAAGCCCGGGAGGAGGCGAGGGCAAGCAAAGCGGCCGCAGACAAAGCTAGTATGAGGAGAGGGTGACCAAAGtggagcaagagctcaaggacgccgCCAGTAAGTGCGAGTCCATGGAGGAGCAGAATAAGGCCCAGGCAGCCGAACTTGCCAAAGCCCTCCAAGAGGCCAAAGAGGCCCGGACTGAGTCCCGGGCGGCTCGCGAGGAGATCAAGCAAGCCGAACAAATAGCGGTTGGTAAGCCTTTTCTTTACAGAGTATATTTGGCGGTCGGAGATATGTTTTACTAAATAGACTATGGAGTGCTCCAGACGCTTTTGCGGATCTCCCAAGGAGTGCTGCTGACGCCGCACAGCATTTCCGGGCCCAAGAAGGGAACACGACGGAGAAGTTCTTCTGGTCACAGTACCTGGCGCCGGAGCGGCCAACGCTGCTAAACAACTAGATGATGCAGCTGGCCGCGCTGCACAGGATGCCTGGTTtagccatgaaggacatcatagtctGGCTATGGCCAGCCGGAGCCATTCCTAGCAGCTACTTTGGCCTGGTCAAGCGGCTCGGCGACGCCTTGCCCCAACTTGAGGCTGTGAAGTGCTCGGTGTGCATAGAgtgtgcgcggatggcctttgctcGTGTCAatatgcactgggcgaagatgaaggccgccaACGTGGCAGTTGAGGGTCCGCTCGAAGGCAAGGGATACCGCAAGCCGGAGCGCTACTTCAAGGatgtcctggagggtgcccgtttaatagagggtcaatgctcgaaggatatCATGTTTGAATGAATGTATCCGGGCTATCAAGACTTTGTGTTATGAAACAAGGCCTTTGTTATATATTTGTTCTTTTATGTGAAAtatttacctcctgtgcggccgtttttatttTTGAAAGTTTACCAGTCATCGGCTTTAtcccccacgtagatactacgggggtgttcggaatagcacatgaccatgattgacccaacgtcttggtccgtaaaggaggtgttaGCGCGgcaaaccaggcaatcagactatgtggctttatcactctcacttagccataggagtttgacaatgggactGTGAGGTAGCCCCTGGTGCGCATGCGGCTATCCAAACTTGGATGCCATATGCGCATGACTGGAAGACAGCCAGTCCTTTgtgtaatacggaagaaatcgcTAGAGATTTAGTAAGTCGCCGAATTGCTGAACAGCTCTCGCCGcctcatgacagtcagtttttggctttctctactgaggtgcttgaccggacaaaccagaaacacaatcgcagtagttctccctttactaccttagccgaacaagcggaatgtaaggtggtaaccacaggagccggccaacccaactattaaccaaagacatgattcggagccgatgcatataatgcagtatTCGGGACTCCGAAGTCTACTCTGAGAGTGTTCGGACTCTCTATTTTCGAAGATATATATGGATCAATAAAGCCCTTGGCGATTTAAATCGTGCCGAGGTGTAAATGCCGATCTGACGTAAAGAGGGAATACAGATTAGGAAGTAAGCCAATACCGAACAAGGTTGGGCAAAattgtttccattatagtctgattgttATAGAGGATGCCAGCagcatcaaggctattttacatgccgagaatTTGTTAACAAGGAAAAGCTGTATGCAGGTCCTGAAAAGGTGGTCTTGAAGATCCCATGTACAACCTGCCACACGTCTGCGTCGCTTTCGCCTTTGAGGGAGATTCCTTGAAAGGAATGGCTCACGGTTGTTTGTACGAAACCGGGCTCGAAAAGAGTCCTTGTACGTCCGTGGAGTAGCTAGGTTTTAATGCACCTGTGGTAT
This sequence is a window from Aegilops tauschii subsp. strangulata cultivar AL8/78 chromosome 7, Aet v6.0, whole genome shotgun sequence. Protein-coding genes within it:
- the LOC109746183 gene encoding uncharacterized protein produces the protein MRALFWNIHGFGHDGRPRQLIEYIRDEHVDIVAIQETMRTDFSLPELDRVSSHLFAWHWLPSSGSTGHSGGILLGVKDATFEVGSMDRGQFFVSMELSEQALNFKWEVIIVYGPADHSRSASFLEELHQNVSAASLPVVVGGDFNLLWFADDKSNTNVNFVRMNV
- the LOC109746182 gene encoding uncharacterized protein — protein: MKGWGANLGHDLRERKKALLTAIHALDLRVDATGLSPDEWLYRYDLEDQLSVIFSDDEAYWRLRGTQKWVLMGDANTAYFQAIANGRRRRNTIPLLWDGPALLQSPCDIWAHVDGFYRSLFSAAPWSGLSLAHDCWTGLQLVSDAENAALTDPFSEGGVWTAIRGMNPTSAPGLDGLPV